Proteins from a genomic interval of Lolium perenne isolate Kyuss_39 chromosome 1, Kyuss_2.0, whole genome shotgun sequence:
- the LOC127329057 gene encoding wall-associated receptor kinase 2: MVVVLGCNTFAQAASTQTDGTDYPYAYYTGCMSYCNNSASAQDGQCAGVGCCHVDIPPGLTDNYFKFTTYDHSGMMDYSPCDYGFLVDRTSYTFKRSDLLRDPNRTSLVWLDWAIRDNVTVSGSGDILSCTEAAKTTTPKYACVSEHSKCVDTINGPGYNCSCSDGYEGNAYVPGGCTNINECANSTKYPCKGECQNIEGSYLCTCPSGYRSDDPRIIPCTRKFPLVAQICIGTIGGILVIVFMAFVVIIRKERRKTKEFYEKNGGLTLEKAKVIKLFKKEDLKKILKSGNIIGKGGFGEVYKGLVDNELVAVKKPIRSNVLESTQFANEVIIQSQVIHKNIVKLIGCCLEVDTPMLVYEFIPKGSLDDILHKGENKVPLSLDVRLSIIKESAHGLAYMHSQAHTKILHGDVKPANILLNGNFVPKLSDFGISRLIAMDKEHTANVIGDMTYMDPVYLQTGRLTEKSDVYSFGVVILEVISRKKATHRDNNSLVASFLECHKEGKKATELFDQEIAAAEDLELLEALAGIAVDCLNIDVDQRPSMTDVVAHLATLNMSRML; encoded by the exons ATGGTCGTCGTCCTCGGCTGCAACACCTTTGCACAGGCGGCGAGCACCCAGACCGACGGCACCGACTACCCCTATGCCTACTACACGGGGTGCATGTCCTACTGCAACAACTCGGCGAGCGCCCAGGACGGCCAGTGCGCCGGCGTCGGGTGCTGCCATGTCGACATCCCGCCAGGACTCACCGACAACTACTTCAAGTTCACGACCTACGACCACTCCGGTATGATGGACTACAGCCCATGCGACTATGGCTTCCTCGTCGACAGGACCAGCTACACCTTCAAGCGCTCCGACCTCCTCAGGGACCCAAACCGGACCTCGCTGGTGTGGCTAGACTGGGCCATCCGCGACAACGTCACCGTCTCCGGCTCCGGCGACATACTATCGTGCACTGAAGCGGCCAAGACCACCACCCCCAAGTACGCCTGCGTGAGCGAACACAGTAAGTGCGTTGACACCATCAATGGGCCTGGCTACAACTGCAGCTGCTCCGATGGCTACGAGGGCAACGCCTACGTTCCCGGCGGATGCACAA ACATAAATGAATGTGCAAATTCAACCAAGTATCCCTGCAAAGGTGAATGCCAGAACATCGAAGGATCTTACCTATGCACCTGCCCTTCGGGTTACAGGAGCGATGACCCGAGAATCATACCATGTACTCGGAAGTTTCCACTGGTTGCACAAATTTGCATAG GTACAATAGGTGGTATTCTTGTCATTGTATTTATGGCATTCGTCGTTATTATTCGAAAAGAGAGGCGGAAGACCAAAGAGTTCTATGAGAAAAATGGTGGTCTTACATTAGAGAAAGCAAAAGTTATAAAGCTTTTCAAAAAGGAGGATCTCAAGAAAATTTTGAAGAGTGGTAATATTATCGGAAAAGGTGGCTTTGGTGAAGTTTACAAGGGGCTTGTTGATAATGAACTTGTCGCAGTAAAGAAACCAATTCGTAGCAATGTGCTGGAGAGCACACAATTTGCCAATGAAGTCATCATCCAGTCTCAAGTCATCCACAAGAACATCGTTAAGCTTATAGGCTGTTGCTTAGAAGTGGATACCCCCATGCTAGTGTATGAGTTCATCCCCAAAGGAAGTCTGGATGACATTCTTCACAAGGGTGAAAACAAGGTGCCTCTCAGCTTAGATGTGCGCCTAAGTATTATTAAAGAATCAGCACATGGTCTAGCTTATATGCATTCACAAGCCCACACCAAAATCCTGCATGGTGATGTTAAACCGGCAAATATACTCTTAAATGGAAATTTTGTGCCAAAACTCTCAGACTTTGGCATATCGAGGTTGATTGCAATGGACAAGGAACACACTGCAAACGTCATTGGTGACATGACCTATATGGATCCAGTGTACCTACAGACAGGCCGACTGACAGAAAAAAGTGATGTATACAGTTTTGGGGTTGTCATCTTAGAAGTCATTAGCAGGAAGAAGGCAACTCACAGAGACAATAACAGCTTAGTGGCAAGTTTTCTTGAGTGTCACAAAGAAGGGAAGAAAGCAACTGAGCTGTTTGATCAAGAAATTGCAGCAGCCGAAGATTTGGAGCTTCTTGAAGCCCTGGCTGGAATTGCTGTGGATTGTCTTAACATTGATGTGGATCAAAGACCATCAATGACAGATGTTGTGGCACACCTTGCCACGTTAAATATGTCGCGTATGTTGTAA